From one Rhopalosiphum padi isolate XX-2018 chromosome 2, ASM2088224v1, whole genome shotgun sequence genomic stretch:
- the LOC132922844 gene encoding uncharacterized protein LOC132922844 — translation MAKMTQSHGYIPPLSTRFINHAMALLKRRHNYPPNTKLDAITQLDGNLKIKEVRRIRREVRDTFPDCYINWIDKVNVPGMYGMYLLRKEEMQMDNGGVDGVEEMMLYHVTLTSSALNSLKSCLDWRRTQRSRYGRGVSFSDSIEYADYHANNSTSEGNRVIMMCSVLVAKTYEVNHKLNEGQNLIVPPGMVDTTVSRDGCVYVKYNDFEFYPLHLVYYGSNDSEDDDYENDDYEYDDNSYYYRVGDFHIYHQYY, via the exons ATGGCGAAAATGACGCAATCTCACGGATATATACCCCCCCTCTCGACGCGCTTCATTAATCACGCCATGGCCCTTTTGAAACGGCGGCATAATTATCCACCGAACACCAAATTGGATGCCATTACCCAGCTCGACGGCAATCTGAAGATCAAAGAAGTCCGACGAATCAGACGCGAAGTACGCGATACCTTTCCCGAC TGCTACATCAATTGGATAGATAAAGTCAACGTCCCGGGGATGTATGGCATGTACTTGCTGCGTAAAGAGGAAATGCAAATGGATAACGGCGGAGTGGACGGTGTAGAGGAAATGATGCTGTACCACGTGACCCTTACATCTAGCGCTTTAAATTCGCTGAAGAGTTGTCTCGACTGGCGGCGCACTCAACGTTCCAGGTATGGACGTGGCGTGTCGTTCAGTGACAGTATCGAATACGCCGACTATCATGCCAACAATTCTACCAGCGAAG GTAATCGAGTAATTATGATGTGTTCCGTGCTGGTGGCCAAAACGTATGAGGTCAACCACAAATTGAACGAAGGACAAAACTTGATTGTACCGCCCGGCATGGTTGATACAACAGTGAGCCGTGACGGCTGCGTCTATGTCAAGTACAATGACTTTGAGTTCTATCCTCTGCATTTGGTGTACTACGGATCAAATGATTCTGAAGATGATGACTATGAAAATGATGACTACGAATATGATGATAATTCTTACTACTACAGAGTTGGTGACTTTCACatatatcatcaatattattga
- the LOC132921950 gene encoding TBC1 domain family member 12-like: MNDSGSLSPFDNGCLSYYFDDLSISDRETIAEDVSYTIDSDDSSCSRTACSSIFGSGPDELESETAINSSCSGSITKSNVCLIDVDTSIDSTCLNLGKTSECYLVTIGKSIQKNNYIGVKTFDRINTRTIDNEDKIAGSTALILNCRPAQIPAKLPKEQLEHERLYEKILQNAKKSESEKAKKHKEYLKQKLKNEERLAHVTQIWTQEIIPNWNQMCRTKRCRDLWWNGLPSSVRGKVWCLAIGNDLLINEELYRSCVSNSFNKFKDSEATMHCLECIHLDITRTFPHLGIFQQGGPYFDVLKRILSAYVCLRPDIGYIQGMCFIAAILLLNMEELEAFICLVNLMESPCLNAFYTVNQGLMTSYFTTYNDLLKHNLNKLNTHFNLIGLTSEMYLVDWIYSVFAKSTNLELTSIIWDNFLRDNDQFLFRAALGILRSNESQLLQMDSITCAQYLTKLPESFTSNALLKSTAAIRMSIGKQSFNSLLVCNQAKSTQNSLE; encoded by the exons ATGAACGATTCCGGATCGCTTAGTCCATTTGACAATGGATGTTTATCCTATTACTTTGATGATTTGTCGATCAGTGATCGAGAAACTATTGCCGAAGATGTCAGTTATACAATCGATTCAGATGACAGTAGTTGCTCTAGAACAGCATGTTCATCCATATTTGGCTCTGGCCCTGATGAATTGGAATCAGAAACAGCTATAAACTCATCATGTAGTGGCAGCATCACAAAATCCAATGTATGTCTAATTGACGTAGATACATCAATTGATTCCACTTGCCTAAATCTTGG GAAAACATCTGAATGCTATTTAGTGACGATTGGAAAATCTATCCAAAag AATAACTATATTGGTGTTAAAACTTTTGATCGTATAAATACCAGAACAATTGATAATGAAGACAAAATAGCTGGTAGTAcagctttaattttaaattgtagacCAGCTCAAATCCCAGCCAAACTACCTAAGGAGCAATTAGAACATGAGAGACTGTATgagaaaatattacaaaatgcaAAGAAAAGTG aGTCTGAAAAAGCAAAAAAacataaagaatatttaaaacaaaaattaaaaaatgaagaaCGATTAGCACATGTTACACAAATATGGACTCAAGAAATAATTCCAAATTGGAAtcaaat gtGTAGGACAAAGAGATGCCGTGATCTTTGGTGGAATGGTTTGCCCTCTAGTGTACGTGGTAAAGTTTGGTGTTTAGCTATTGGAAATGATTTGCTAATCAATGAAGAATTATACAGAAGTTGTGTTTCAAActcatttaacaaatttaaagatTCAGAAGCTACAATGCATTGCCTGGAGTGTATTCATTTAGATATTACACGTACATTTCCTCACTTGGGAATTTTCCAACaa GGTGGACCATACTTTGATGTATTGAAAAGGATTCTTAGTGCCTACGTTTGTCTCCGTCCTGATATTGGGTACATTCAGGGCATGTGTTTTATAGCTGCCATTTTACTGTTGAATATGGAAGAACTTGAAGCATTTATTTGTCTAGTTAATTTAATGGAATCTCCATGTTTGAATGCATTTTACACTGTAAACCAAGGTTTG atgACTTCTTATTTTACTACATATAATGACCTACTtaaacataatttgaataaactcaatacacattttaatcTCATCGGTCTTACTTCTGAAATGTATCTAGTTGATTGGATATATTCAGTTTTTGCTAAATCAACAAACCTAGAATTGACATCTATTATTTGGGACAATTTTTTAAGAGATAATGATCAATTCTTATTTCGAGCTGCACTTG gtattttacgGAGTAATGAGTCTCAATTATTGCAAATGGATTCTATTACGTGCGCTCAATATTTAACAAAGTTACCAGAAAGTTTTACTTCAAATGCTTTATTAAAATCAACTGCGGCTATTCGTATGTCTATTGGAAAACAATCTTTTAACTCCTTACTTGTTTGCAACCAAGCAAAGAGTACCCAAAACTCTTTGGAGTAA